The sequence GGACATCCAGAGATGGTAAAAACGGTGGCTCATTTGACTGCTATTGGCATCCCGGTCATGGGACACGTGGGTTTAACACCTCAATCTGTACACCAATTAGGCTATCAACAACAGGGTAAAACTCCCCAAGATCAAGAAAGAATTCTCACCGAGGCGATCGCTCTCGCTGAAGCTGGGGCTTTTGCGATCGTCTTAGAACATATTCCCGCGGAATTAGCCGCTCAAATTACCGATACTATCCCCATTCCTACTATTGGTATCGGTGCGGGAACTCATTGCGATGGACAGGTTTTAGTTACGGCTGATTTGCTGGGTTTATCTGAAAAACAGCCCCCTTTTGCTAAGCCGGTAGTTAATTTGCGTCAAGTTATCACTGCAGGGGTACAGGATTTTATCTCCGAAGTG comes from Gloeocapsa sp. PCC 73106 and encodes:
- the panB gene encoding 3-methyl-2-oxobutanoate hydroxymethyltransferase, coding for MVVTTRQLIKWKQQKRPIVTLTAWDYAIAQLLDEAGVDVILVGDSLAMVALGYPTTLPLTLSQMLHHAKAVRRGVKRALVVCDLPFLSYQESIHQAIRSAGRALKETGVEAVKLEGGHPEMVKTVAHLTAIGIPVMGHVGLTPQSVHQLGYQQQGKTPQDQERILTEAIALAEAGAFAIVLEHIPAELAAQITDTIPIPTIGIGAGTHCDGQVLVTADLLGLSEKQPPFAKPVVNLRQVITAGVQDFISEVTNKK